Proteins encoded by one window of Cannabis sativa cultivar Pink pepper isolate KNU-18-1 chromosome 4, ASM2916894v1, whole genome shotgun sequence:
- the LOC115719840 gene encoding eukaryotic translation initiation factor 3 subunit B-like isoform X2, with amino-acid sequence MRDFKGTTDEFAIAGSGGVSGVSWPVFKWGGGKEDKYFARLGKNLISVYETENFFLLDKKSLKVENVMDFSWSPTDPILALFVPELGGGNEPARVLSMRRLGGAGAVVPLITDGQAEVMRTSVIMELI; translated from the exons ATGAGAGATTTCAAGGGCACAACCGATGAGTTTGCAATTGCAGGAAGCGGTGGTGTGTCAGGGGTATCTTGGCCTGTTTTCAA ATGGGGTGGTGGAAAAGAAGATAAATATTTTGCAAGGCTGGGGAAAAATCTGATCTCTGTTTATGAGACAGAAAACTTCTTTCTTCTTGATAAGAAATCCTTGAAGGTCGAGAATGTGATGGATTTCAGTTGGTCTCCTACTGATCCAATTCTTGCCCTGTTTGTTCCTGAATTAGGGGGTGGCAATGAACCTGCAAGA GTTCTTAGCATGAGGAGACTTGGAGGAGCTGGGGCTGTTGTTCCTCTCATCACAGATGGTCAGGCTGAA GTGATGAGAACCTCTGTGATCATGGAGTTAATATAA
- the LOC115719840 gene encoding eukaryotic translation initiation factor 3 subunit B-like isoform X1, translating into MRDFKGTTDEFAIAGSGGVSGVSWPVFKWGGGKEDKYFARLGKNLISVYETENFFLLDKKSLKVENVMDFSWSPTDPILALFVPELGGGNEPARVSLDFLFADSGRNCVHTRYILISIKSFLSLFFVHFL; encoded by the exons ATGAGAGATTTCAAGGGCACAACCGATGAGTTTGCAATTGCAGGAAGCGGTGGTGTGTCAGGGGTATCTTGGCCTGTTTTCAA ATGGGGTGGTGGAAAAGAAGATAAATATTTTGCAAGGCTGGGGAAAAATCTGATCTCTGTTTATGAGACAGAAAACTTCTTTCTTCTTGATAAGAAATCCTTGAAGGTCGAGAATGTGATGGATTTCAGTTGGTCTCCTACTGATCCAATTCTTGCCCTGTTTGTTCCTGAATTAGGGGGTGGCAATGAACCTGCAAGAGTGAGTCTAGATTTTCTCTTTGCTGACTCAGGAAGAAATTGTGTCCATACAAggtatatattaatttcaattaaaagCTTTCTATCTTTGTTTTTTGTTCATTTTCTTTAG
- the LOC115719840 gene encoding eukaryotic translation initiation factor 3 subunit B-like isoform X3: MRDFKGTTDEFAIAGSGGVSGVSWPVFKWGGGKEDKYFARLGKNLISVYETENFFLLDKKSLKVENVMDFSWSPTDPILALFVPELGGGNEPARVSLDFLFADSGRNCVHTRFLA; encoded by the exons ATGAGAGATTTCAAGGGCACAACCGATGAGTTTGCAATTGCAGGAAGCGGTGGTGTGTCAGGGGTATCTTGGCCTGTTTTCAA ATGGGGTGGTGGAAAAGAAGATAAATATTTTGCAAGGCTGGGGAAAAATCTGATCTCTGTTTATGAGACAGAAAACTTCTTTCTTCTTGATAAGAAATCCTTGAAGGTCGAGAATGTGATGGATTTCAGTTGGTCTCCTACTGATCCAATTCTTGCCCTGTTTGTTCCTGAATTAGGGGGTGGCAATGAACCTGCAAGAGTGAGTCTAGATTTTCTCTTTGCTGACTCAGGAAGAAATTGTGTCCATACAAg GTTCTTAGCATGA